From Pandoraea norimbergensis, the proteins below share one genomic window:
- the tpx gene encoding thiol peroxidase, which yields MSQVTLGGNPIEVDGQFPQKGQTAPALKLVNAKLQDVTLEDFAGKRKVLNIVPSLDTPTCATSTRKFNEAAGKLDNTVVLVISADLPFAMSRFCATEGLNNVVTLSTMRGREFLKDYGVAITTGPLAGVSARAVVVLDAENRVVHAELVPEIKNEPNYDAALAALA from the coding sequence ATGTCCCAAGTCACCCTCGGGGGCAACCCCATCGAAGTCGACGGCCAGTTCCCGCAAAAAGGGCAAACTGCACCGGCGCTCAAGCTGGTCAATGCCAAATTGCAGGACGTCACGCTCGAGGACTTCGCGGGCAAACGCAAGGTCCTGAACATCGTGCCGAGCCTCGACACGCCGACCTGCGCCACCTCGACCCGCAAGTTCAACGAAGCCGCCGGCAAGCTCGATAACACCGTCGTGCTCGTGATCTCGGCCGACCTGCCGTTCGCCATGAGCCGCTTCTGCGCCACCGAAGGCCTGAACAACGTCGTCACGCTCTCGACCATGCGCGGCCGTGAGTTCCTGAAGGACTACGGCGTGGCCATCACGACTGGCCCGCTCGCCGGCGTGAGCGCCCGCGCCGTGGTGGTGCTCGATGCCGAGAACCGCGTCGTGCACGCCGAACTCGTGCCCGAGATCAAGAACGAACCGAACTACGACGCCGCACTGGCTGCGCTGGCGTAA
- a CDS encoding DUF3426 domain-containing protein — protein MTLSPRVLATRCPHCHTVFRVVADQLKLRDGLVRCGHCREVFDGRAYLCEPPRDDEAPQAATESVPEMHTSPVASPVASAPAPVVSEHADTANPSLSDSDSEASAARTTVPEMLTPTAIAALLGTPDESRAQMQHGPGRYIDDDPTVLPAPTAVPASAKLAGASAIAPTEKPPGAARVIWRVLITLAVIGLLAQWAWIERAALVDRIPALRDAFATVGRPLHIAIAPARQPDMLQLSSVTLVTDDGSATGTTDSNAAASAATAATIAAASDASADAAVPADSVPMTLTVFMRNDAGHAVAWPSLELTLSDIDGKPVVRRVFAAGDYVADGALRDAGLAPHNERTIRLRLSAQAALASNYRVLAFYP, from the coding sequence ATGACCCTATCCCCGCGCGTTCTGGCTACCCGCTGCCCTCACTGTCACACCGTCTTTCGCGTCGTCGCCGACCAGCTCAAGCTGCGCGACGGTCTGGTGCGCTGCGGCCACTGCCGCGAAGTGTTCGACGGACGCGCGTATCTCTGTGAACCGCCGCGAGACGACGAGGCACCTCAAGCGGCAACCGAGTCAGTGCCGGAGATGCACACGTCGCCGGTCGCCTCACCGGTCGCATCAGCACCTGCCCCCGTCGTTAGCGAACACGCCGACACCGCGAACCCAAGCCTAAGCGACAGCGACAGCGAAGCCTCGGCAGCGCGCACGACCGTGCCCGAGATGCTGACGCCGACGGCCATCGCGGCACTGCTCGGCACGCCCGACGAGAGCCGTGCGCAGATGCAGCATGGCCCGGGACGCTATATCGACGACGATCCCACCGTATTGCCTGCACCGACGGCGGTACCGGCAAGTGCAAAGCTCGCGGGCGCATCGGCCATCGCACCTACCGAAAAGCCACCGGGTGCCGCCCGCGTCATCTGGCGTGTGCTGATTACGCTGGCCGTCATCGGTCTGCTCGCACAGTGGGCATGGATCGAGCGCGCGGCGCTCGTTGACCGAATCCCTGCGCTGCGCGACGCGTTCGCCACCGTTGGACGTCCGCTGCATATCGCCATCGCACCCGCACGTCAGCCGGACATGCTGCAACTCTCGAGCGTCACGCTGGTGACCGACGACGGCAGCGCCACCGGCACGACGGATAGCAACGCCGCTGCCAGCGCCGCGACAGCGGCAACCATCGCCGCCGCGAGCGACGCCTCGGCAGACGCCGCCGTCCCGGCCGACAGCGTGCCGATGACGCTGACCGTGTTCATGCGCAACGACGCCGGTCACGCGGTGGCGTGGCCATCGCTCGAACTCACACTCTCGGATATCGACGGCAAGCCGGTCGTACGACGCGTTTTTGCTGCGGGCGATTATGTTGCCGACGGCGCGTTGCGCGATGCTGGCCTTGCACCGCACAACGAACGCACGATTCGGTTACGATTGTCGGCGCAAGCAGCGCTTGCCAGTAACTATCGGGTACTCGCGTTTTATCCCTGA
- the accC gene encoding acetyl-CoA carboxylase biotin carboxylase subunit produces MFEKILIANRGEIALRIQRACKELGIKTVVVYSEADKEAKYVKLADEAVCIGPAPSQLSYLNMPALISAAEVTDAQAIHPGYGFLSENADFAERVEQSGFTFIGPRPDTIRLMGDKVSAKQTMIKTGVPCVPGSEGALPADDPKEIVRIARQIGYPVIIKAAGGGGGRGMRVVHTEAALVNAVNMTREEAGRAFNNPEVYMEKFLENPRHIEIQVLADKHKNAIWLGERDCSMQRRHQKVIEEATAPLIARRLIERIGDRCADACKKMGYVGAGTFEFLFENGEFYFIEMNTRVQVEHPVTEMITGVDIVQEQIRIAAGEKLALRQRDIQFQGHAIECRINAEDPYKFTPSPGRITAWHMPGGPGIRVDSHAYNGYFVPSNYDSMIGKLIAYGATRDQAIRRMRVALSEIVIEGIQTNIPLHREMMLDAKFVEGGTSIHYLEHKLAQKSAVGGN; encoded by the coding sequence ATGTTTGAAAAAATCCTCATCGCCAATCGCGGCGAAATTGCTCTGCGCATCCAGCGTGCATGCAAGGAATTGGGCATCAAGACCGTTGTCGTCTATTCCGAAGCCGACAAGGAAGCCAAGTACGTCAAGCTCGCCGACGAAGCCGTGTGTATCGGCCCGGCCCCGTCGCAGTTGAGCTACCTGAACATGCCGGCGCTCATCAGCGCCGCCGAGGTCACCGACGCTCAGGCTATCCACCCGGGTTATGGTTTCCTCTCCGAGAACGCCGACTTCGCCGAGCGCGTCGAGCAATCGGGCTTCACCTTCATCGGCCCGCGCCCCGACACCATTCGCCTGATGGGCGACAAGGTCTCGGCCAAGCAGACCATGATCAAGACCGGCGTGCCCTGCGTGCCGGGTTCGGAAGGCGCATTGCCCGCCGACGATCCGAAGGAAATCGTGCGCATTGCACGCCAGATCGGCTATCCGGTGATCATCAAGGCAGCAGGCGGCGGCGGTGGTCGCGGCATGCGCGTGGTGCACACGGAAGCGGCGCTCGTGAACGCGGTCAACATGACGCGCGAAGAAGCCGGCCGGGCGTTCAACAACCCGGAAGTCTATATGGAGAAGTTCCTCGAGAACCCGCGCCATATTGAAATCCAGGTGCTCGCCGACAAGCACAAGAACGCGATCTGGCTGGGCGAGCGTGACTGCTCCATGCAGCGCCGCCACCAGAAGGTGATCGAAGAAGCCACCGCGCCGCTGATTGCGCGCCGACTGATCGAGCGTATTGGCGATCGTTGCGCCGACGCCTGCAAGAAGATGGGCTATGTCGGTGCCGGCACGTTCGAATTCCTGTTCGAAAACGGTGAGTTCTACTTCATCGAAATGAACACACGCGTGCAGGTCGAACACCCGGTGACCGAAATGATCACGGGCGTGGACATCGTGCAGGAACAGATCCGCATCGCGGCCGGCGAGAAGCTCGCGCTGCGTCAGCGTGACATTCAGTTCCAGGGTCACGCGATCGAATGCCGTATCAACGCCGAAGATCCGTACAAGTTCACGCCGTCGCCGGGCCGCATCACCGCCTGGCACATGCCCGGCGGCCCGGGCATTCGCGTTGACTCGCACGCTTACAACGGTTACTTCGTGCCGTCGAACTACGACTCGATGATCGGCAAGCTGATCGCCTACGGCGCTACGCGCGACCAGGCCATCCGTCGCATGCGTGTGGCGTTGTCGGAAATCGTAATCGAAGGTATCCAGACCAACATTCCGCTGCACCGGGAAATGATGCTCGACGCCAAGTTCGTCGAAGGCGGCACGAGCATTCACTATCTGGAACACAAGCTGGCGCAGAAGTCTGCCGTCGGCGGTAATTAA
- the accB gene encoding acetyl-CoA carboxylase biotin carboxyl carrier protein has translation MDLRKLKTLIDLVAESGISELEVTEGEGKVRIVKAPPQLIAAPMQMAMPVAPQMSAQGPAAIPTAPAAPVAPAVPQGHIVTSPMVGTFYRAPSPGADAFAQVGDSVKEGQTLCIIEAMKLLNEIESDKAGVIKEILVENGQAVEYGQPLFVIG, from the coding sequence ATGGATTTGCGCAAACTCAAGACGTTGATCGACCTCGTGGCCGAATCGGGTATTTCCGAACTCGAAGTCACCGAAGGCGAAGGCAAGGTCCGCATCGTCAAGGCACCGCCGCAACTGATCGCCGCCCCGATGCAGATGGCCATGCCGGTCGCCCCGCAAATGAGTGCGCAAGGCCCCGCCGCGATCCCGACGGCCCCCGCCGCGCCGGTGGCCCCGGCCGTGCCGCAAGGTCATATCGTGACCTCGCCGATGGTCGGCACGTTCTACCGTGCCCCGTCGCCGGGCGCCGACGCGTTCGCGCAAGTAGGCGACTCGGTCAAGGAAGGCCAGACGCTGTGCATCATCGAAGCGATGAAGCTGCTCAATGAGATCGAGTCGGACAAAGCCGGCGTGATCAAGGAAATCCTCGTCGAGAACGGTCAGGCTGTGGAATACGGTCAGCCGCTGTTCGTGATCGGCTAA
- the mpl gene encoding UDP-N-acetylmuramate:L-alanyl-gamma-D-glutamyl-meso-diaminopimelate ligase has translation MHIHILGICGTFMGGLAVLARQAGHTVTGCDANVYPPMSTQLEAQGIKLIEGFDADQVSLKPDLFVIGNVVSRGNPLMEEILNRNLPYTSGPQWLGEHVLSNKWVLAVAGTHGKTTTTSMLAWILEDAGYHPGFLVGGVPMNFGISARLTESDFFVIEADEYDTAFFDKRSKFVHYHPRTAILNNLEFDHADIFPDLTAIETQFHHLVRTVPGQGRLIVNGREPALERVLARGCWSEVERFGVADGWHVAQATETLAPGQEAFWVHHGQPAAGEVKWALQGEHNRMNALAAIAAARHVGVPPEQGAASLAKFENVKRRMEVRGVAAGVTIYDDFAHHPTAIQTTLAGLRRRAGDARILAVLEPRSNTMKLGVMKAQLPASLADADLVFGYGAPSGKDSLGWNLAEALAPLGARGQAFSDIDGLVRAVVAAAQPGDQVVVMSNGGFGGIHQKLLDALAARA, from the coding sequence ATGCATATTCATATTCTTGGCATCTGCGGCACGTTCATGGGCGGTCTGGCAGTCCTGGCGCGTCAGGCCGGTCACACCGTCACCGGTTGCGACGCCAATGTCTACCCGCCGATGAGCACGCAACTTGAGGCGCAGGGTATCAAGCTGATCGAGGGTTTCGATGCGGATCAGGTTTCCCTCAAGCCCGATTTGTTCGTGATCGGCAACGTGGTTTCGCGCGGCAATCCGCTGATGGAAGAGATCCTGAACCGGAATCTTCCCTATACCTCGGGTCCGCAGTGGCTCGGCGAGCACGTCCTGTCGAACAAATGGGTGCTGGCCGTGGCCGGCACACACGGCAAGACCACCACCACATCGATGCTGGCGTGGATTCTGGAAGACGCCGGCTATCACCCGGGCTTTCTGGTGGGCGGCGTGCCGATGAACTTCGGCATTTCGGCGCGCCTGACCGAGAGCGATTTCTTCGTGATCGAGGCCGACGAGTACGACACGGCCTTCTTCGACAAGCGCTCGAAGTTCGTTCACTACCACCCGCGTACGGCCATCCTGAACAACCTTGAATTCGATCACGCCGACATCTTCCCGGATCTGACGGCAATCGAGACGCAATTCCATCATCTGGTGCGTACCGTGCCGGGCCAGGGCCGCCTGATCGTCAACGGTCGCGAGCCGGCGCTCGAGCGCGTGCTGGCGCGCGGCTGCTGGAGTGAAGTCGAGCGCTTTGGCGTGGCCGACGGCTGGCACGTCGCCCAAGCGACCGAAACGCTGGCCCCGGGGCAGGAAGCCTTCTGGGTACACCACGGCCAGCCGGCTGCCGGCGAGGTGAAGTGGGCGCTTCAGGGCGAACACAACCGGATGAATGCGCTGGCGGCGATTGCTGCGGCGCGTCACGTCGGTGTGCCGCCCGAGCAGGGTGCGGCCTCGCTTGCCAAGTTTGAAAACGTCAAGCGCCGGATGGAAGTGCGCGGCGTGGCCGCGGGCGTCACCATCTACGACGACTTTGCGCACCACCCCACCGCCATCCAGACGACACTTGCCGGTCTTCGCCGCCGTGCTGGCGACGCCCGCATTCTGGCCGTGCTCGAACCTCGCTCGAATACGATGAAGCTGGGCGTGATGAAGGCGCAACTGCCCGCGAGTCTGGCCGATGCCGATCTCGTGTTCGGCTATGGCGCCCCGAGCGGCAAGGACTCGCTGGGGTGGAATCTGGCCGAGGCGCTGGCGCCGCTCGGCGCACGGGGGCAGGCCTTCAGCGACATCGACGGGCTCGTCCGTGCCGTGGTGGCGGCGGCTCAGCCGGGCGATCAGGTGGTGGTCATGAGCAATGGCGGCTTCGGCGGCATTCATCAGAAATTGCTCGATGCACTGGCCGCGCGCGCCTAA
- the aroQ gene encoding type II 3-dehydroquinate dehydratase, producing MPHRILVLHGPNLNLLGTREPAVYGRTTLADIDNALLAQAQAAGAELATFQSNHEGALVDRIQAARGESIDFIVINPAAYTHTSVAIRDALAGVGIPFVEVHLSNVHAREAFRHHSYFSDIAQGVICGLGWRGYTYALEFALHRLTGG from the coding sequence ATGCCTCACCGCATTCTCGTGCTACACGGTCCTAACCTGAACCTGCTCGGTACTCGCGAGCCGGCGGTGTATGGCCGCACGACGCTGGCCGACATCGACAATGCCCTGCTGGCACAGGCCCAGGCGGCCGGTGCCGAACTGGCGACGTTTCAAAGCAATCACGAAGGCGCACTGGTTGACCGGATTCAGGCAGCGCGCGGTGAATCGATCGACTTCATCGTCATCAACCCCGCGGCCTATACCCACACGAGCGTGGCAATTCGCGACGCGCTGGCGGGCGTTGGCATCCCGTTCGTCGAAGTTCACCTCTCGAACGTCCATGCCCGCGAGGCCTTCCGGCATCACTCGTATTTTTCCGATATTGCGCAAGGTGTGATCTGCGGCCTGGGCTGGCGCGGGTATACCTACGCACTCGAATTTGCCCTGCACCGGCTCACCGGCGGGTAG
- a CDS encoding histone H1-like DNA-binding protein, with product MATTAKKKPAVKKAAVAKKPVAKKAAAAKKPVAKKAVAAKKPVAKKAVAAKKPAAKKVAAKKPAAKKVAVKKVAAKKPVAKKAAVKKVAAKKPVAKKAAVKKVAAKKPVAKKAAVKKVAAKKPAAKKAAVKKVAAKKPAAKPAAKKAAAKKPAAKKPAAAAKKPAAKPAAKPAAAKKPAVKKAVVKKVAKPAAAPAAAPAAAPKTALNPAAAWPFPTGSRP from the coding sequence ATGGCTACTACTGCTAAGAAAAAACCCGCAGTCAAGAAGGCTGCTGTTGCGAAGAAGCCGGTAGCGAAGAAGGCTGCTGCTGCCAAGAAGCCTGTCGCCAAGAAGGCTGTGGCCGCTAAGAAGCCGGTCGCTAAGAAGGCTGTTGCCGCTAAGAAGCCGGCCGCCAAGAAGGTCGCCGCTAAGAAGCCGGCAGCCAAGAAAGTCGCAGTGAAGAAGGTTGCTGCGAAGAAGCCGGTGGCCAAGAAGGCAGCGGTGAAGAAGGTTGCAGCCAAGAAGCCGGTGGCTAAGAAAGCCGCAGTGAAGAAGGTTGCTGCGAAGAAGCCGGTCGCTAAGAAAGCAGCCGTCAAGAAAGTCGCCGCCAAGAAGCCGGCAGCCAAGAAGGCAGCAGTGAAGAAGGTTGCTGCTAAGAAGCCGGCTGCTAAGCCTGCTGCGAAGAAGGCTGCTGCGAAGAAGCCGGCTGCCAAGAAGCCTGCCGCTGCTGCGAAGAAGCCCGCTGCCAAGCCGGCCGCTAAGCCGGCTGCTGCCAAGAAGCCCGCTGTGAAGAAGGCTGTCGTGAAGAAGGTTGCCAAGCCTGCTGCGGCTCCCGCAGCAGCGCCGGCAGCGGCTCCGAAGACGGCACTGAACCCGGCAGCTGCATGGCCGTTCCCGACCGGCAGCCGTCCGTAA
- a CDS encoding outer membrane lipoprotein, which yields MARLTTPLVVLTVTASLMLSACTAFGPSNSASVYNSRQAQREQVVRMGTVESVRPVTIDSSNGDPGVLGVVGGGALGAIGGSAIGGGRGSIATGIIGGLLGAVAGQAVENRMSKKAGLEITVRLDNGELRAITQDADDAFQPGQRVRLLSSGGVTRVTH from the coding sequence ATGGCACGACTGACCACACCGCTCGTAGTTCTCACCGTCACGGCATCGCTCATGCTGTCCGCCTGCACGGCGTTCGGCCCGAGCAATTCCGCGAGCGTCTACAACAGCCGCCAGGCACAACGCGAGCAAGTCGTTCGCATGGGCACGGTCGAATCGGTTCGTCCGGTGACGATCGATAGCAGCAACGGCGATCCGGGCGTGCTCGGTGTTGTCGGCGGCGGCGCACTGGGTGCGATCGGTGGCAGCGCCATCGGTGGCGGTCGCGGCTCGATTGCCACAGGCATCATCGGCGGTCTGCTCGGCGCAGTTGCCGGCCAAGCCGTCGAGAACCGCATGAGCAAGAAGGCGGGGCTTGAGATCACCGTGCGACTCGACAACGGTGAGCTGCGTGCCATCACGCAGGATGCCGACGATGCGTTCCAGCCGGGCCAACGCGTACGCCTGCTCTCGAGCGGCGGTGTGACGCGCGTGACGCATTAA
- the prmA gene encoding 50S ribosomal protein L11 methyltransferase, translated as MYRELVVEVARAQAEALSDTLIDLGVLSVSVEDADADTPDEQPMFGEPGLTPPDTAWQRSRVVALVGEDQDAAVLLAAAVNELNLPESPAFTVRDVEDQDWVRLTQSQFEPMQIGERIWVVPSWHDAPDADALILELDPGLAFGTGSHPTTRLCMEWLEQHVQAGQSLLDYGCGSGILAILARKCGADPVIGIDIDPQAVESARYNSERNHAPVEYGLPDDLRDGQFNIVVANILSNPLKLLASMLTSRVAPGGRLALSGVLERQADEVIAAYAPYMKMSVWRAHDGWVCLHGQAAG; from the coding sequence ATGTATCGCGAACTCGTCGTGGAAGTTGCCCGCGCTCAAGCTGAGGCCCTGTCGGACACCCTGATCGACCTGGGTGTCCTGTCGGTCTCCGTGGAAGACGCGGATGCCGACACCCCCGACGAGCAACCGATGTTCGGCGAGCCGGGTCTCACCCCGCCGGACACCGCGTGGCAGCGCTCGCGCGTGGTCGCGCTGGTGGGGGAAGACCAGGACGCCGCCGTGCTGCTCGCGGCGGCCGTCAACGAACTCAACCTGCCCGAATCGCCGGCCTTCACGGTGCGCGACGTCGAAGATCAGGACTGGGTGCGTCTGACGCAATCGCAATTCGAGCCGATGCAGATCGGCGAGCGCATCTGGGTCGTGCCGTCGTGGCACGATGCCCCCGATGCCGACGCCCTCATTCTCGAACTCGATCCGGGCCTCGCGTTCGGCACCGGCAGCCATCCGACCACGCGCTTGTGCATGGAATGGCTGGAGCAACACGTACAAGCCGGGCAGTCGCTGCTCGACTACGGTTGCGGCTCGGGCATTCTGGCCATTCTTGCGCGCAAGTGCGGCGCCGATCCGGTCATCGGCATCGATATCGATCCGCAAGCGGTCGAGTCGGCACGCTATAACAGCGAGCGCAATCACGCGCCGGTCGAATACGGCCTGCCCGACGATCTGCGTGACGGTCAGTTCAATATCGTGGTCGCCAACATCCTGTCGAATCCGCTCAAGCTGCTCGCATCGATGCTCACCTCGCGTGTGGCACCCGGCGGCCGGCTCGCGCTCTCGGGCGTGCTGGAGCGGCAAGCCGATGAGGTGATCGCCGCTTACGCGCCCTATATGAAGATGTCGGTCTGGCGCGCACACGACGGCTGGGTCTGCCTGCACGGGCAGGCCGCCGGTTAA
- a CDS encoding carbohydrate kinase family protein → MTTVICGSLAYDNIMTFEGRFGEHILPDQVHILNVSFLVPTMRRNFGGCAGNIGYSLHLLGGSPTVMATVGEDGGAYLERFSSLGMTTEFVRTVPDTMTANAMITTDLDNNQITAFHPGAMMFSAQNHVSDVKGATLGIVAPDGPDAMLAHAEGFAAAGVPFVFDPGQGLPILSSETLRRIVELATYLAVNDYEAKLLASKTGWSLEDLQSRVEALIVTRGEHGALIFAGGEQHDIPAVKAKRVVDPTGCGDAFRGGLLYGIEKGLDWPTTGRLASLMGSLKIAEQGPQTYAPTRADIDAQYEEAFGHRFE, encoded by the coding sequence GTGACTACCGTGATCTGCGGCTCGCTCGCCTACGACAACATCATGACGTTCGAAGGCCGCTTCGGCGAGCACATCCTGCCCGACCAGGTGCACATCCTGAACGTGAGCTTCCTGGTGCCGACCATGCGCCGCAACTTCGGCGGCTGCGCGGGCAACATCGGCTACAGCCTGCATCTGCTTGGCGGCTCGCCCACGGTGATGGCCACGGTCGGCGAAGACGGCGGTGCCTACCTGGAGCGCTTCAGCTCGCTCGGCATGACCACCGAGTTCGTGCGCACGGTGCCCGACACCATGACGGCCAACGCGATGATCACCACCGATCTGGACAACAACCAGATCACGGCCTTCCACCCGGGCGCGATGATGTTCTCGGCACAAAACCACGTGAGCGACGTGAAGGGCGCGACGCTCGGCATCGTGGCCCCCGATGGCCCCGACGCCATGCTTGCGCACGCCGAAGGGTTTGCCGCCGCCGGTGTCCCGTTCGTGTTCGATCCGGGTCAGGGCCTGCCGATTCTGTCGTCTGAGACACTGCGTCGCATCGTGGAACTTGCCACTTATCTGGCGGTCAACGACTACGAAGCCAAGCTCCTCGCCTCCAAGACCGGTTGGTCGCTGGAAGACCTCCAGTCGCGAGTCGAGGCACTGATCGTCACGCGCGGAGAACACGGGGCCCTGATCTTCGCCGGCGGTGAGCAGCACGACATTCCTGCTGTGAAAGCCAAGCGAGTCGTCGACCCGACCGGATGCGGCGATGCGTTCCGTGGCGGGTTGCTCTATGGCATCGAAAAGGGTCTCGACTGGCCGACCACTGGCCGACTGGCCAGTCTGATGGGTTCGCTCAAGATTGCCGAGCAAGGCCCGCAGACCTATGCACCGACGCGCGCCGACATCGACGCGCAATATGAAGAAGCGTTCGGCCACCGCTTCGAATGA
- a CDS encoding TlpA family protein disulfide reductase, whose amino-acid sequence MTKRIVILVVLALVGLGAGFWLGHRNQQAADTSDTAVAQLLATRLPDLTGTEQPVSQWRGKTLVINFWAPWCGPCVEEMPELAALSQEYAAKNVQFVGIGIDTAQNMLAFEQKVKVDYPLLVAGYAGTDLARALGNKAGALPFTVVVDAQGRMHYQKLGRITSDEVRAALKPLI is encoded by the coding sequence ATGACAAAACGCATCGTCATCCTGGTGGTACTGGCGCTCGTGGGGCTCGGGGCCGGCTTCTGGCTCGGCCACCGCAATCAGCAAGCGGCGGACACATCCGACACCGCCGTCGCCCAACTGCTCGCGACCCGGCTGCCCGATCTGACCGGCACCGAACAGCCGGTATCGCAGTGGCGCGGCAAGACGCTCGTCATCAACTTCTGGGCGCCGTGGTGCGGTCCGTGCGTAGAAGAAATGCCGGAATTGGCCGCCCTGTCTCAGGAATATGCGGCGAAGAACGTGCAATTCGTCGGGATCGGCATCGATACGGCGCAGAACATGCTCGCCTTCGAGCAAAAAGTGAAGGTCGATTACCCCCTGCTCGTGGCAGGCTATGCAGGCACCGATCTGGCGCGGGCGCTGGGTAACAAGGCCGGCGCCCTGCCGTTTACCGTGGTGGTCGACGCCCAAGGGCGCATGCACTATCAGAAGCTCGGGCGTATTACCTCCGACGAAGTGCGCGCGGCGCTCAAACCGCTCATCTGA